From a single Negativicutes bacterium genomic region:
- the atpF gene encoding F0F1 ATP synthase subunit B, translating into MVDINATLIAQIINFLILLFILKKFAYGPLMQVMKEREDKISSSLEAADNDKKAAEELKAEYQKQLALARTQAQEIVDKAIKIAEESKQQILAEARAENERMLQNAKAEIERERVRAIAELKGEVVTLSINAATKIIGENINEEISAKLVNDFINKIDEEKTGGLPC; encoded by the coding sequence ATGGTAGATATTAATGCTACGCTGATAGCACAAATTATAAATTTTCTGATTTTATTATTTATTTTGAAAAAATTTGCTTACGGTCCTTTAATGCAAGTAATGAAGGAACGCGAAGATAAAATTTCCTCTAGTCTTGAGGCCGCTGATAACGATAAGAAAGCAGCTGAAGAACTAAAAGCTGAATATCAAAAACAACTTGCCCTAGCAAGAACGCAAGCGCAAGAAATTGTTGATAAAGCTATTAAAATCGCTGAAGAAAGTAAGCAACAAATTTTGGCGGAAGCTAGAGCTGAAAATGAGCGTATGTTACAAAATGCCAAAGCTGAAATTGAGCGTGAAAGAGTAAGAGCGATAGCTGAGCTAAAAGGTGAAGTTGTAACTTTATCCATTAATGCAGCAACAAAAATTATTGGTGAAAATATCAATGAAGAAATCAGTGCAAAATTGGTAAATGACTTTATCAATAAGATTGATGAAGAGAAAACAGGTGGTTTACCATGCTAA
- a CDS encoding AtpZ/AtpI family protein: MSGKKDKSTWEAFTFVSGLGLTVVIEIAVGIFIGNFVDKYFDSTPIGTTVGIILGIVIGIWSVYKKIINY; this comes from the coding sequence ATGTCTGGAAAAAAAGATAAATCTACTTGGGAAGCGTTTACTTTTGTTTCAGGATTAGGCTTGACGGTAGTTATTGAAATTGCTGTAGGCATTTTTATTGGTAATTTTGTTGATAAATATTTTGATAGCACTCCTATTGGTACGACAGTGGGGATTATTCTGGGTATAGTTATTGGAATATGGTCTGTTTACAAAAAAATAATAAATTATTAG
- the atpB gene encoding F0F1 ATP synthase subunit A, producing MHEIGAHKVAHLAGFSFNLDTLYMTWISMAIVIVIAILATRNLKLVPQGWQNILEIIITSLLEQIDMAMGPRGRKIAPLLITLFLFILISNWLGLVPGFTSPTNDPNTTLGLALMVVMLLHILGLVFKGKHYIKHFFEPFAPFVIVNMLEEVAKPITLAFRLFGNILAGEILIIILAQLLPMWFPIPNIIWLGFSVFVGVIQAFIFTMLSMSYLANGVKEDQHD from the coding sequence ATGCATGAAATTGGAGCTCATAAGGTTGCCCATTTAGCGGGATTTAGTTTTAATTTAGACACGCTGTATATGACTTGGATTTCGATGGCAATTGTTATTGTTATAGCGATTTTGGCAACGCGAAATTTAAAGCTGGTTCCGCAAGGTTGGCAAAATATTTTAGAAATAATTATAACATCCTTACTTGAGCAAATTGACATGGCAATGGGACCACGGGGAAGAAAAATAGCGCCATTATTAATCACTTTATTTTTGTTTATTTTAATTTCCAACTGGTTAGGGTTAGTTCCTGGCTTTACATCACCAACGAATGATCCTAATACAACATTAGGTTTAGCGTTGATGGTAGTGATGTTACTGCATATCTTGGGCTTGGTGTTCAAAGGAAAACATTATATTAAACATTTTTTTGAACCGTTTGCGCCGTTTGTTATTGTTAATATGTTGGAAGAGGTTGCAAAGCCGATTACTTTAGCTTTTCGTCTCTTTGGTAATATTTTAGCGGGAGAAATTCTAATTATTATCCTAGCACAACTATTACCAATGTGGTTTCCGATTCCAAATATAATCTGGTTAGGCTTTAGTGTTTTTGTTGGTGTAATTCAAGCCTTCATTTTCACAATGTTGTCAATGTCTTATTTGGCAAATGGTGTAAAAGAAGACCAACATGACTAA
- a CDS encoding TIGR01440 family protein, producing the protein MELALIKQQAYTVATEIITIGALKTNDILVVGCSTSEVIGENIGTAGSAEVAANLLAGLMEACLEHDVFLAIQCCEHLNRALVVEQSCCEQYLLEKVNVKPVARAGGALADSAMKTYKNPVVVETIVAHAGVDIGATLIGMHLKKVAVPVRLSIKNIGAAMIIAARTRPKYIGGHRAQYEAL; encoded by the coding sequence ATGGAGCTTGCGTTAATAAAACAACAAGCATATACGGTAGCAACTGAAATCATTACAATTGGTGCATTGAAAACTAACGATATTCTGGTGGTCGGTTGTAGTACCAGTGAAGTTATTGGTGAAAATATTGGAACTGCCGGCTCAGCAGAAGTTGCAGCTAATTTATTAGCAGGGCTTATGGAAGCTTGCTTAGAACATGATGTTTTTTTGGCAATTCAATGTTGTGAGCATTTAAATCGAGCATTAGTAGTGGAACAAAGCTGTTGTGAGCAGTATTTGTTAGAGAAAGTTAATGTAAAGCCTGTGGCTAGAGCCGGTGGGGCGTTAGCTGATAGTGCCATGAAAACCTATAAAAATCCGGTGGTAGTTGAGACAATTGTAGCTCATGCTGGCGTTGATATTGGCGCAACCTTAATTGGGATGCACTTGAAAAAAGTTGCAGTACCGGTACGGTTGTCGATAAAAAATATCGGTGCAGCGATGATTATTGCGGCACGAACTAGACCAAAGTATATTGGTGGACATCGTGCTCAGTATGAAGCTCTTTAA
- a CDS encoding serine hydroxymethyltransferase — translation MSFLTQVDPEIAKMIGEESSRQQNKLELIASENFTSEAVMEAQGSVLTNKYAEGYPGKRYYGGCECVDVIEQLAIDRAKELFGAGYANVQPHSGAQANMAVFFACLNLGDTVLGMDLSHGGHLTHGSPVNMSGKYFKIVPYGVSAETETIDYDELEKIAKASNPKMIIAGASAYPRIIDFERMGSIAKKVDALLMVDMAHIAGLVAAGLHPSPMDYADIVTTTTHKTLRGPRGGIILASEENGAKFNFNKAVFPGIQGGPLMHVIAAKAVAFKEALTPEFKVYQQQVINNAKALASKLSAEGFRLISGGTDNHLMLVDVRGQNLTGKVAENLLDEVGVTVNKNTIPFDPASPFVTSGIRIGTPALSSRGMKEEDMNVIGEIIAMTLKNPESEDVKATAKGLVEKLCQKYPSVRV, via the coding sequence ATGAGTTTTTTAACCCAAGTAGATCCTGAAATTGCAAAAATGATTGGTGAAGAAAGTAGCCGTCAGCAAAACAAATTAGAATTAATTGCCTCAGAAAACTTTACTAGTGAAGCTGTGATGGAAGCACAAGGTTCAGTTTTAACTAATAAATATGCCGAAGGATATCCTGGTAAACGCTATTATGGCGGGTGCGAATGTGTTGATGTGATTGAGCAATTAGCAATTGATAGAGCTAAAGAACTTTTTGGTGCAGGATATGCTAATGTACAACCACATTCTGGAGCACAAGCTAATATGGCGGTGTTTTTTGCTTGTTTAAATTTAGGTGATACTGTTTTAGGCATGGATTTATCACATGGTGGTCACTTAACACATGGTAGTCCTGTTAACATGTCAGGTAAATATTTTAAAATAGTACCTTATGGTGTTAGTGCCGAAACAGAAACAATTGATTATGATGAATTAGAAAAAATTGCGAAAGCTTCTAACCCGAAAATGATTATTGCCGGTGCTAGTGCTTACCCTAGAATCATTGATTTTGAAAGAATGGGTAGTATTGCTAAAAAAGTAGATGCCTTATTAATGGTAGATATGGCTCATATTGCTGGGCTGGTTGCAGCAGGCTTGCATCCAAGTCCAATGGATTATGCTGATATTGTGACCACAACTACTCATAAAACTTTGCGTGGACCAAGAGGCGGTATTATTTTAGCGAGCGAGGAAAATGGCGCTAAATTTAATTTCAATAAAGCTGTGTTCCCAGGAATTCAAGGTGGTCCACTAATGCATGTTATTGCGGCTAAAGCAGTAGCTTTTAAAGAAGCACTTACTCCTGAGTTTAAAGTTTATCAACAACAAGTTATTAATAATGCTAAGGCCTTGGCAAGTAAATTATCAGCGGAAGGTTTTAGATTAATTTCCGGTGGTACTGATAATCATTTAATGTTAGTTGATGTTAGAGGACAAAACTTAACTGGTAAGGTTGCCGAAAACTTATTGGATGAAGTTGGTGTTACTGTTAATAAAAACACAATCCCATTTGATCCAGCTAGTCCATTTGTTACTAGTGGTATTCGTATTGGGACACCGGCGCTTTCATCTCGTGGAATGAAAGAAGAAGATATGAATGTTATTGGCGAAATTATTGCCATGACCTTAAAAAATCCGGAATCTGAGGATGTAAAAGCAACAGCAAAAGGTTTAGTTGAAAAACTTTGCCAAAAATATCCTTCAGTTCGAGTATAA
- the atpE gene encoding F0F1 ATP synthase subunit C: MEHAIMVTAALFSAGLAIGLAAIGASLGNGLVTSKFIEGVSRQPEAKGTLLVNMLISVGLIEAVPIIAAVIAIVMLYANPLIGK, encoded by the coding sequence ATGGAACATGCAATTATGGTAACAGCAGCTTTGTTTAGTGCAGGGCTAGCAATCGGTTTGGCTGCTATTGGAGCGAGCCTTGGTAACGGTCTTGTAACTTCAAAATTTATTGAAGGTGTATCAAGACAACCTGAAGCAAAAGGTACTTTATTAGTAAACATGCTTATCTCCGTAGGTTTGATTGAGGCAGTGCCTATTATTGCGGCAGTTATAGCAATTGTTATGCTTTATGCAAATCCTTTAATTGGTAAATAA
- the atpA gene encoding F0F1 ATP synthase subunit alpha, with product MKMNPEEITAIIKEQIKNYQIELNVDDVGTVIQVGDGIARIHGLEKAMAGELLEFDNGVYGMVLNLEKDNVGGVILGGETLIKEGDTVKRTGRIMQVPVGENMVGRVVNALGQPVDGKGPISTTETRPVEYPAPGIAARQSVNEPLQTGIKAIDSLVPIGRGQRELIIGDRGTGKTAIAIDTIINQKGQGVICVYVAIGQKASTVARVVKTLEDAGAMDYTVVVVATASDSAPLQYLAPYAGVSIAEYFMYKGQHALCVYDDLSKHAMAYRAMSLLLRRPPGREAYPGDVFFLHSRLLERAAKLSKELGSGSITALPIIETLAGDVSAYIPTNVISITDGQIILESEYFYAGIRPAINVGLSVSRVGGSAQIKAMKQVAGRMRLDLAQYRELAAFAQFGSDLDSATKAQLDRGARMVETLKQPQYSPMVVEDQVVIIYVSTNGHLDDVPSNHVVKFESDFLKFMRSNYAEVSKAIREKKAIDNEIETSLQKAIKEFKGTFVSYQQEA from the coding sequence ATGAAAATGAATCCGGAAGAAATAACGGCGATAATAAAAGAACAAATTAAAAATTATCAAATTGAACTTAACGTTGATGATGTAGGGACAGTTATTCAAGTTGGTGATGGTATTGCTCGTATCCATGGCTTGGAAAAAGCAATGGCAGGGGAATTACTGGAATTTGACAATGGTGTTTATGGGATGGTCTTGAACTTGGAAAAAGATAATGTTGGTGGCGTTATTTTAGGTGGTGAAACCTTAATTAAAGAGGGTGACACTGTAAAAAGAACAGGACGAATCATGCAGGTTCCTGTAGGGGAAAATATGGTAGGTCGTGTTGTTAATGCTTTAGGACAGCCTGTAGATGGTAAAGGTCCGATATCAACAACCGAAACCAGACCGGTTGAATATCCTGCTCCGGGGATTGCCGCTAGACAATCAGTAAATGAACCGTTACAAACAGGGATTAAAGCAATTGACTCGTTGGTGCCGATTGGTCGCGGCCAACGTGAACTTATAATCGGTGACCGTGGTACCGGTAAAACAGCAATCGCCATTGATACTATTATTAATCAAAAAGGTCAAGGTGTTATCTGTGTCTATGTAGCAATTGGTCAAAAAGCATCAACTGTTGCAAGGGTTGTTAAAACTTTAGAAGATGCTGGGGCAATGGATTATACGGTAGTAGTTGTTGCAACAGCTTCTGATAGTGCACCGTTACAATATTTAGCACCATATGCCGGAGTATCGATAGCGGAGTACTTTATGTATAAAGGTCAACATGCATTATGTGTATATGATGACTTATCAAAACATGCAATGGCGTATCGTGCCATGTCATTGTTGTTACGTCGTCCGCCAGGTCGTGAAGCATATCCAGGAGATGTATTCTTCTTACATTCACGTTTATTAGAAAGAGCGGCAAAATTATCTAAAGAATTGGGTTCAGGCTCAATTACTGCGTTACCGATTATTGAAACTTTAGCCGGTGACGTTTCGGCATATATTCCGACTAATGTAATCTCTATCACTGATGGACAGATTATCTTGGAAAGTGAATATTTTTATGCTGGTATCAGACCGGCAATTAATGTCGGATTATCAGTTTCCCGTGTTGGGGGTTCAGCGCAAATTAAAGCGATGAAGCAGGTTGCCGGTAGAATGAGACTAGACTTAGCACAATATCGTGAACTAGCAGCTTTTGCTCAATTTGGCTCTGATTTAGATTCAGCGACAAAAGCTCAATTAGATCGTGGTGCTAGAATGGTTGAAACATTGAAACAACCACAATATTCACCAATGGTGGTAGAAGACCAAGTTGTAATCATTTATGTATCAACTAATGGTCATTTAGATGATGTTCCAAGTAATCATGTTGTAAAATTCGAAAGTGATTTCTTGAAATTTATGAGATCAAATTATGCTGAAGTTAGCAAGGCGATTAGAGAGAAGAAAGCAATTGATAATGAAATTGAAACTTCATTGCAAAAAGCGATAAAAGAGTTTAAAGGTACATTTGTATCTTATCAACAAGAAGCGTAA
- a CDS encoding cytidine deaminase: MKRPEWDEYFIEIAKVVASRSTCLRRQYGAVLVNDQIIISTGYNGAPRGETNCIDSNLCYREEMNVPKGERYELCVAVHAEQNALINADPNKMKNATLYIAGFNADGSAADGKPCLLCRRMIRNALISKVVYLAKDGSLISCDPKDIK, encoded by the coding sequence ATGAAACGCCCGGAGTGGGATGAATATTTTATTGAAATAGCTAAAGTGGTAGCGAGTAGATCAACTTGTTTAAGACGGCAGTATGGTGCAGTGTTAGTAAATGATCAAATTATTATCAGTACCGGCTATAATGGTGCGCCAAGAGGCGAGACAAATTGTATTGACAGCAATTTATGTTATCGTGAAGAAATGAATGTTCCGAAAGGTGAACGTTATGAATTATGTGTGGCTGTTCATGCGGAACAAAACGCGTTAATTAACGCTGACCCTAATAAAATGAAAAATGCAACATTATATATTGCGGGATTTAATGCGGATGGCAGTGCTGCCGACGGCAAACCATGTTTGTTGTGTCGGCGGATGATTAGAAACGCCTTAATTTCCAAAGTTGTTTACTTGGCAAAAGACGGTTCGCTGATTAGTTGTGATCCTAAAGATATAAAATAA
- the wecB gene encoding UDP-N-acetylglucosamine 2-epimerase (non-hydrolyzing): protein MKRIKVMTVFGTRPEAIKMAPVVLELNKYPEYITPVVAVTAQHREMLDQVLNLFEIKPDHDLNIMAQGQTLFDITTKAMQGLNEVLSTEKPDIVLVHGDTTTTFAGALTAFYHQIAVGHVEAGLRTHDKYSPYPEEMNRKLTGSLADLHFAPTVTSSHNLCQENIDEKAVFITGNTVIDALLATVDENYQFENELLKNIDYKNKKIVLVTTHRRENLGEPMRHVYQALRCLVEEFPEVEIIFPVHKNPKVRSVVDSELGDLAQVHLIDPLDYEPFANLLARSYLVLTDSGGIQEEAPALGKPVLVLRDNTERPEAVEAGTVKLIGTDKQIVYEEAKLLLTDAGEYQKMANACNPYGDGRASERIVKAILYKYGFIKELPTAFKACLK, encoded by the coding sequence ATGAAGCGTATAAAAGTAATGACTGTTTTTGGCACTAGACCGGAGGCTATAAAAATGGCGCCTGTCGTTTTAGAATTAAATAAATATCCTGAATATATTACGCCGGTGGTAGCAGTTACCGCACAACATCGCGAAATGCTAGACCAAGTCTTAAATTTGTTTGAGATTAAGCCTGATCATGATTTGAATATTATGGCGCAGGGCCAGACTTTATTTGATATTACGACTAAGGCAATGCAGGGGCTAAATGAGGTCTTAAGTACAGAAAAACCTGATATTGTTTTGGTTCATGGTGATACTACCACAACTTTTGCCGGAGCGCTAACGGCTTTTTATCATCAAATAGCGGTAGGGCATGTTGAAGCTGGGCTGAGAACTCATGATAAATACTCACCATATCCGGAAGAAATGAATAGAAAATTAACAGGTTCTTTGGCTGATTTACACTTTGCGCCAACGGTGACATCCAGTCACAATCTTTGTCAAGAAAACATTGATGAAAAAGCAGTGTTTATTACAGGAAATACCGTAATTGATGCGTTGTTGGCTACTGTTGATGAAAATTATCAATTTGAAAATGAATTATTGAAAAATATTGATTATAAAAATAAGAAAATAGTGTTGGTGACAACACATCGTCGGGAGAATCTTGGTGAGCCGATGCGCCATGTTTATCAAGCCTTGCGTTGCTTGGTCGAAGAATTCCCTGAAGTAGAAATAATTTTCCCAGTGCATAAAAACCCTAAAGTTCGTAGTGTAGTAGATAGTGAACTAGGGGATTTGGCACAGGTTCATCTAATTGATCCGCTTGATTATGAACCTTTTGCTAATTTGTTAGCAAGATCATATCTTGTTTTAACTGATTCCGGTGGAATTCAAGAAGAAGCGCCGGCACTTGGCAAGCCGGTATTGGTATTGCGTGATAATACTGAACGACCAGAAGCGGTAGAAGCTGGTACGGTCAAGTTAATTGGTACTGACAAACAGATTGTATATGAAGAAGCAAAGTTATTATTAACGGATGCTGGTGAATACCAAAAGATGGCTAATGCTTGTAACCCTTATGGTGATGGCAGAGCTTCAGAACGTATTGTAAAGGCAATTTTATATAAATACGGCTTTATAAAAGAATTGCCAACAGCTTTTAAGGCTTGCTTAAAATAA
- the upp gene encoding uracil phosphoribosyltransferase: protein MSNLKVNVIDHPLIQHKLTLMREEGTGTKDFRELLEEISALMAYEITRTLPLEEVEIKTPVQLCKSKVLSGKKIAVVPILRAGLGMVNGIVKLVPAARVGHVGLYRDPETLKPVEYYCKLPSDVSERMLVITDPMLATGGSAIAAIDLLKQKGAKTIILMCLVAAPEGVIAVNEAHPDVDIYVASVDECLNDHGYIVPGLGDAGDRIFGTK from the coding sequence ATGTCTAATTTAAAAGTTAATGTAATCGACCATCCGTTGATTCAACACAAGTTAACTTTAATGCGCGAGGAAGGTACTGGTACAAAAGATTTTCGTGAGTTGTTGGAAGAAATTTCAGCATTAATGGCTTATGAAATTACCAGAACATTACCGCTGGAAGAAGTTGAAATTAAAACACCGGTACAATTGTGCAAAAGTAAGGTGTTAAGTGGTAAAAAAATTGCGGTGGTGCCAATTTTAAGAGCTGGCTTAGGCATGGTAAATGGAATTGTCAAGTTAGTACCGGCGGCGAGAGTTGGCCATGTTGGTTTATACCGTGATCCGGAAACACTAAAACCGGTGGAATATTATTGTAAGTTGCCAAGTGATGTTAGTGAGAGAATGTTAGTGATAACTGATCCAATGTTAGCAACTGGTGGCTCAGCGATTGCGGCGATTGATTTATTAAAGCAAAAAGGTGCCAAAACAATTATTTTAATGTGCTTAGTAGCAGCGCCGGAAGGCGTAATTGCTGTGAATGAGGCTCATCCTGATGTTGACATTTATGTTGCTAGTGTGGATGAATGTTTAAATGACCATGGCTATATTGTGCCTGGTCTTGGAGATGCCGGTGACCGTATTTTCGGTACCAAGTAG
- a CDS encoding low molecular weight protein arginine phosphatase, which produces MEVLFVCTGNTCRSPMAEFLLRDKILKAGLNTAVTISSAGLAAVPGAVASANAIAVLKDKGINANNHKARLLNLELLKQADLVLTMTKYHKNDIIKAVPTFSHKVLTLGEFAESAVDVGDPFGGDETIYKNSCQQIATLLELAWPKILAMNS; this is translated from the coding sequence ATGGAAGTATTATTTGTTTGTACAGGAAATACTTGTCGTAGTCCGATGGCAGAGTTTTTACTACGTGACAAAATTTTAAAAGCTGGTTTAAACACAGCTGTAACAATATCTTCAGCCGGTTTAGCAGCGGTACCGGGTGCTGTGGCTTCAGCTAATGCCATAGCGGTCTTAAAGGATAAAGGGATTAATGCTAATAACCATAAAGCTAGACTATTAAACTTAGAGTTACTAAAACAAGCTGATTTGGTTTTAACGATGACGAAGTATCATAAAAATGATATTATAAAAGCTGTTCCCACGTTTAGTCACAAAGTATTGACGTTAGGTGAATTTGCGGAATCAGCGGTAGATGTTGGTGACCCTTTTGGTGGTGATGAGACAATTTATAAAAATTCTTGTCAACAAATTGCTACTTTGCTGGAATTGGCTTGGCCTAAAATTTTGGCAATGAATAGCTAA
- the rpiB gene encoding ribose 5-phosphate isomerase B, whose protein sequence is MKVTIGSDHGGFNLKEEIKSLLEEMKIEYNDVGTYQAEAIDYPEVSGKVAKSILQGEADKGIIVCGTGIGVSIAANKFKGIRAALCNDVFSAQMAAEHNNANIITLGERVVGAGLAKMIVKTWLTTEFAGGRHERRVNQITALEKNLD, encoded by the coding sequence GTGAAGGTTACAATTGGTAGTGATCATGGTGGGTTTAACTTAAAGGAAGAAATTAAAAGCTTATTGGAAGAAATGAAAATTGAATATAATGATGTTGGAACATATCAAGCTGAAGCGATTGATTATCCGGAAGTTTCAGGAAAAGTCGCAAAAAGTATTTTACAAGGTGAAGCTGATAAAGGTATTATAGTTTGTGGAACCGGTATTGGTGTTTCGATTGCCGCTAATAAGTTCAAAGGAATCAGAGCGGCGTTGTGTAATGATGTTTTTTCGGCACAAATGGCGGCTGAACATAATAATGCGAATATCATCACATTGGGTGAAAGAGTGGTCGGAGCCGGCTTAGCTAAAATGATTGTTAAGACGTGGTTAACGACTGAATTTGCTGGTGGTCGTCATGAACGCCGAGTAAATCAGATAACAGCATTAGAAAAAAATCTTGATTAA
- a CDS encoding MazG-like family protein: MITMLSLPKLNRLSPNMQSTLLKIIEEAGELARAVLTFLPYEHLGKKEILTEPLIKGYLDAVSSELLDVAQTCVTMIFVLEEECNVKTERYIDNHLKKLSNKGYNFNKTLNYNIYTENNFKYLALPKLLLPKVTLLTTVCKIQEEVGELTQYLGKKAGASGESEKLDFSTILDGSVQELLDVAQCCFTMLYILADRYDVDTIELVEDHVNKLKRKGYCV; this comes from the coding sequence ATGATTACGATGTTGAGTTTGCCAAAACTTAATAGATTGTCGCCGAATATGCAATCGACTTTACTAAAAATAATAGAAGAAGCTGGCGAATTGGCAAGAGCAGTACTGACTTTTTTGCCGTATGAGCATTTAGGCAAAAAAGAAATTTTAACTGAACCGTTAATTAAAGGCTATTTAGATGCGGTAAGTTCAGAGTTGTTAGATGTAGCGCAAACTTGTGTAACAATGATTTTTGTGTTGGAAGAAGAATGTAATGTAAAGACTGAACGGTATATTGACAATCACTTAAAGAAATTAAGTAACAAGGGTTATAATTTTAATAAAACTTTAAATTATAATATTTACACGGAAAATAATTTCAAATATTTAGCATTGCCGAAATTGTTATTACCCAAGGTGACACTGCTTACAACGGTTTGTAAAATCCAAGAAGAAGTTGGTGAATTAACGCAATACTTGGGAAAAAAAGCCGGTGCTTCTGGCGAAAGTGAAAAACTTGATTTTTCAACAATATTGGATGGCTCAGTGCAAGAATTATTGGATGTAGCACAATGCTGTTTCACGATGTTATATATTTTAGCAGACCGCTATGATGTTGATACTATTGAACTGGTAGAAGACCATGTTAATAAACTTAAAAGGAAAGGCTACTGCGTATAA
- a CDS encoding undecaprenyl/decaprenyl-phosphate alpha-N-acetylglucosaminyl 1-phosphate transferase, which yields MQMYIGAFLIALAVSFFLTPKIISLAIKAGAMDAPDERKVHSKPIPRMGGIAIYIAFMVAVIATTPLSSEIIGLLAGGTLIMLVGIVDDLKGLPAKVKLLGQIIAAAVLVLFDIRIDWLTGPFGGMVYLEMLAIPATLFWVVGLTNTVNLIDGLDGLAAGVASIAAITILLVALQQEIVLVSLLTAALAGSALGFLQHNFNPAKIFMGDTGSMFLGYMLAGISIIGAVKSAATIALIVPILALGLPIMDTSFAIFRRAINGKPIFKPDRGHLHHRLLDMGFNQKQAVLLMYAISGCLGLSAIALSEVNGLLGIIIVIGVIVVALIGAKKAGILKIN from the coding sequence ATGCAAATGTATATAGGGGCATTTTTAATTGCCTTAGCGGTGTCATTTTTTTTGACCCCCAAAATAATTTCGTTAGCGATAAAAGCAGGGGCGATGGACGCGCCGGATGAACGTAAAGTTCATAGTAAACCTATCCCGAGAATGGGTGGGATTGCGATTTATATCGCTTTTATGGTAGCCGTTATAGCAACGACCCCATTGAGTAGTGAAATCATCGGTTTATTGGCTGGTGGAACATTAATTATGTTGGTAGGTATTGTTGATGACTTAAAAGGCTTACCGGCGAAGGTTAAGTTGTTAGGACAAATTATCGCGGCAGCGGTATTAGTATTGTTTGATATTAGAATTGATTGGTTGACCGGTCCGTTTGGTGGGATGGTTTACTTAGAAATGTTGGCGATTCCAGCGACCTTGTTTTGGGTAGTGGGTCTAACTAATACTGTAAACTTAATTGATGGCTTAGATGGCTTAGCAGCTGGGGTGGCCAGTATTGCGGCTATTACTATTTTATTGGTAGCGCTACAGCAAGAAATTGTCTTAGTATCATTATTAACAGCAGCGCTAGCAGGTAGTGCCCTTGGATTTTTACAACACAATTTTAATCCTGCCAAAATTTTCATGGGTGATACCGGCAGTATGTTTTTAGGCTATATGTTGGCTGGCATTTCTATTATTGGCGCGGTTAAAAGTGCGGCAACGATTGCGTTAATAGTTCCAATCTTAGCATTAGGGTTACCGATTATGGATACTTCTTTTGCAATTTTTCGCAGAGCAATTAATGGTAAGCCTATTTTTAAACCGGATCGTGGACACTTGCATCACCGTTTATTAGATATGGGTTTTAATCAAAAACAAGCGGTGTTATTGATGTATGCTATTAGCGGTTGCTTAGGCCTTAGCGCTATTGCTTTATCTGAGGTCAATGGGTTGTTAGGAATAATTATTGTTATCGGTGTAATTGTGGTAGCATTAATAGGAGCAAAAAAAGCCGGCATATTGAAAATTAACTAA
- the atpH gene encoding ATP synthase F1 subunit delta translates to MLSNELANKYAKAVFELAVEEEKLQEVENDLKFIVQTISSQQDLSDFIYHPHVKLEAKKEIFTKIFRAEIGDLTNKFMSLLFDKKREMLLPQIVGEFEVLANEAQNIIKAQVIVATALNVEQRTALINKLSMATGKTVVAEYKIDTGILGGVIVKIGDKLIDGSIVRQIAALKAQLLADETTKIGVNE, encoded by the coding sequence ATGCTAAGCAATGAACTAGCCAATAAGTATGCTAAAGCTGTTTTTGAATTAGCAGTGGAAGAAGAAAAACTACAAGAAGTTGAAAATGACTTAAAATTCATTGTGCAAACAATAAGTTCGCAACAAGATTTAAGTGATTTTATTTATCATCCACATGTTAAGCTTGAAGCAAAAAAGGAAATTTTCACTAAAATATTTAGAGCAGAAATTGGGGACTTAACTAACAAGTTTATGTCCTTATTGTTTGATAAAAAAAGAGAAATGTTATTGCCGCAAATTGTTGGTGAATTTGAAGTACTAGCAAATGAAGCTCAAAATATTATTAAAGCGCAAGTTATTGTTGCAACGGCCTTAAATGTTGAGCAACGTACTGCCTTAATTAACAAATTGAGTATGGCTACAGGGAAAACTGTGGTAGCTGAGTATAAGATTGATACAGGAATATTAGGCGGCGTTATTGTTAAAATTGGCGATAAATTAATTGATGGCAGTATTGTTCGTCAAATAGCAGCCTTAAAAGCACAATTATTAGCAGATGAAACTACTAAGATTGGGGTGAACGAGTAG